The Catellatospora citrea DNA segment CGGTGTACCCGATCGGCGCGGCGATGAACAGGGTGAACAGCACCACCGCGGGGGCCAGGTAGAGGTAGGGGGTGGCGCCCGTGCGATCAGCACGGGCGCCCCGGTTTGCCTTGGTCATCTATCAGCTCGCCAGCGTGAAGCCGGACTTCTTCATGTCGGCGACGGTCGCGTCATGCATCGCGCCCAGCGCGTCCGTGAAGGAGGACTTGTTCTGCAGCGCCTTGTCGAAGGCGTCCTTGTACGCGCTGTACGCGACGTTCACGTTGGGGCCGAAGGTGAAGCCCCGCGCGGTGCCGGCGATGGTGGTCGCCTGCTGCCAGAAGTCGGCCTGGTTGGCGAAGTACTCCGGCGCGGTGGTCATCAGGGCCTGGCCGCTCTTGGCCGCCGGGTAGATCGCGGCCTCCTTGATGAGCAGGTCGAGCGCCTTGGCGTCGGTGTTCAGCCACGAGGCGAACTGCGCCGCGGCCTTCTTGTGCTTGCTGCCCTCGGCGATGGCGATGGACGAGCCGCCCCAGAAGCCGGAGTAGTTCTCGCCGGCGCTCCACTGCGGCAGCGGCGCGATGGCCCACTTGCCCTTGCCGTCGGGGGCGTTGCTGGTCAGCACGCCCGGTGCCCAGACCGCCGACGCCCAGCTCAGGATCTTGCCGCCGTTGAGTGCGGCGTTCCACTCCGGCGTCCACGGCGCCTGCGTGTCGACGACGCCGTCCTTGGCCAGGCCGCCCCAGAAGTCGGCGACCTTCTTCGTCGCGTCGTCGTTGATGCCGACCTTCCAGGCCTCGCCGGTGATGGACCACCACTTGCCGCCGGCCTGCTGGGAGAGCCCGGCGAACCAGCCCGGGTCCTTGCTGGAGAAGCCGCCCAGGTAGACCGTCTTGTCCTTGGCGTGCACGGTGCGGGCCGCGGCCGCGTACTCGTCCCAGGTCTTGGGGACCGCGATGCCGTACTTGGTGAACAGGTCGGTGCGGTAGTAGAACATCATCGGGCCGCTGTCCTGCGGCAGGCCGTAGACGCCGTCGGTGCCCAGGGTGACCAGGTTCCAGATGCCGTCGGAGAACTGGGCGCGCACGCCCTCGACCTCGGTCTTGATGTCGGCGACCGCCTCGGCGGCCACGAACGACGGCAGCATCTGGTACTCGGCCTGCACCAGGTCGGGCGCGTTGCCGGCCTTGGCCGCGGTGAGGAACTTCGCCGCCGCCTCGTCGCCGCCCGCCTGCTTGCTGACGGTGACCTTGATGTCGGGGTGCTCCGCGTTCCACACCGCCGCGATCTTGTCCATGTTGGGAGCCCAGGTCCAGAACGTCAGCTCGACCGGGCCCGTCTCCTGCGGGGTCTCCTCCTGCCCGCCGCCCGAACAGCCCGCTGCCAGGGCGCCGACCAGCACTGCGGACATCACCAACCTGAGCCGCTTCGTACGCATAGGTCCTCCGTCAAAGGCGAATTCTCTGTGAACGTTCACAGTGCGGCACAGTGTGCTCGCCGCGTATCCGGCCCGTCAAGACCCCGTGTCCGAGGCGTTACACGCCCGCCCGCCGCCCCCTCGTGCCGCAACTCTTAAAGACTTGGCCTGTCAAGGGTTCACCGATGCCGCGACTCTTTAAGAGTTGCGGCAGGAGGAGCGGGTGGGCCGGTCGATGATCGCCCGGCTCTTTGCGGCGGGCGGGTGGTCGGTTACTGTGCACGTTCACAGACGTACCGTGCTTGTCAGGGGGATTCGTGTCCGAGACCGAACATGTCGTGCCGCGGCTGCGCGGGCTGGCCTTCGGCGGCGACTACAACCCGGAGCAGTGGCCGCGCGAGGTGCAGGAAGAGGACGTCGCACTGATGCGCCAGGCCGGGGTCAACCTGGTCAGCCTCGGCATCTTCGCGTGGGCGCTGCTGGAGCCCGAACAGGGCCGCTACGAGTTCGGCTGGCTCGACGAGATCATCGACCGGCTGCACGCGGGCGGGGTCAGCGTCGACCTCGCCACCCCCAGCGCCGCGCCACCCGCCTGGTTCTCCCGCCGGTACCCGCACACCCTGCCGGTCAACCGCGACGGCGTGCGCATCGGCTTCGGCAG contains these protein-coding regions:
- a CDS encoding ABC transporter substrate-binding protein; this encodes MRTKRLRLVMSAVLVGALAAGCSGGGQEETPQETGPVELTFWTWAPNMDKIAAVWNAEHPDIKVTVSKQAGGDEAAAKFLTAAKAGNAPDLVQAEYQMLPSFVAAEAVADIKTEVEGVRAQFSDGIWNLVTLGTDGVYGLPQDSGPMMFYYRTDLFTKYGIAVPKTWDEYAAAARTVHAKDKTVYLGGFSSKDPGWFAGLSQQAGGKWWSITGEAWKVGINDDATKKVADFWGGLAKDGVVDTQAPWTPEWNAALNGGKILSWASAVWAPGVLTSNAPDGKGKWAIAPLPQWSAGENYSGFWGGSSIAIAEGSKHKKAAAQFASWLNTDAKALDLLIKEAAIYPAAKSGQALMTTAPEYFANQADFWQQATTIAGTARGFTFGPNVNVAYSAYKDAFDKALQNKSSFTDALGAMHDATVADMKKSGFTLAS